The following proteins come from a genomic window of Neofelis nebulosa isolate mNeoNeb1 chromosome 5, mNeoNeb1.pri, whole genome shotgun sequence:
- the DTX3L gene encoding E3 ubiquitin-protein ligase DTX3L, translated as MSERFCLFLLKFQIFLSVTADLNCDLFSKEQREHITTICPNIKKMEGHNGIEKVCGTFGDIEKIHHFLNKQLRERGQKHESSSLTTEKEPVHQHQNGCPYSPEPKNRAEEKSGHFEIPLPFFEYFQFIYPDKMDSIQNRFGVKIIIQQSSNIVYLDFTSNQPGDLRAAQEFFVSEFQKTAGLLEQQCVAFADSKQANKIKQELNHRFTKLLIKEKGGELTLLGTQDDISAARCFFALKDSKSLVMGPVKISTPRCMMNGIEVDTFQYKLLEAEILQEIPKIEKKYDTQCKVSGNTEKTCILFEPKDKELDLSAHAYASFIDVYQHVSCQVMREVLSLKPLGKERMHLHGTKFADGFRKKHPNVHFVLNQESMTLIGLPDHLAKAKQYIFKKVGMSPLAGDKWDEDHETSMDIDSNDSKTASPTFQHSAGSGASGMDKEEDICSICMDMISNKEVLPKCKHAFCSPCINKAMSYKPVCPVCQTSYGIQKGNQPEGTMTVTVVGDSLPGYESCGSIVINYNMKGGIQTEKHPNPGKAYSGIQRTAYLPNNEEGIEVLRLLRRAFNQKLIFTVGESRVLGISDVITWNDIHHKTSRFGGPQKFGYPDPGYLKRVKQELKDKGIE; from the exons ATGTCTGAGagattttgtttgttccttttaaaatttcagatctTTCTTAGTGTCACAGCTGACCTGAACTGTGACCTCTTCTCTAAAGAGCAGAGGGAACACATAACCACCATCTGCCCCAACATCAAAAAGATGGAAGGGCACAATGGAATTGAGAAGGTGTGTGGTACCTTCGGAGATATTGAAAAAATACATCACTTCTTGAATAAGCAACTCCGGGAAAGGGGGCAGAAACATGAATCTTCCTCTTTGACAACAGAGAAGGAGCCAGTCCATCAGCACCAGAACGGCTGCCCTTATTCCCCTGAACCGAAAAACAGGGCAGAAGAAAAAAGTGGCCATTTTGAAATTCCCTTGCCTTTCTTTGAATACTTCCAATTTATCTATCCTGATAAAATGGACTCAATACAGAACAGATTTGgtgtaaaaataataatccagCAGAGTTCGAACATAGTCTATTTAGACTTCACCTCGAATCAACCAGGTGACCTCAGAGCAGCTCAGGAGTTTTTTGTCAGTGAATTTCAGAAAACTGCAGGACTTCTGGAGCAACAATGTGTTGCTTTCGCAGACAGTAAGCAGGCAAATAAAATCAAACAGGAATTGAATCATCGGTTTACAAAGCTCCttataaaggagaaaggaggagaattAACTCTCCTTGGGACCCAAGATGACATTTCAGCTGCCAGATGTTTTTTTGCTCTGAAAGACTCTAAAAGTCTTGTCATGGGACCTGTGAAAATATCAACTCCCAGATGCATGATGAATGGAATTGAAGTTGATACTTTTCAGTATAAGCTTTTAGAAGCTGAAATACTCCAGGAGATACCAAAGATAGAAAAAAAGTATGACACTCAATGTAAGGTTTCAGGAAACACTGAGAAAACCTGCATCCTATTTGAACCTAAGGACAAGGAATTAGATCTGTCTGCCCATGCTTATGCAAGTTTCATTGATGTCTATCAACATGTGTCATGTCAGGTGATGAGAGAAGTTCTTTCACTGAAACCTTTGGGCAAAGAGAGAATGCACTTACATGGGACCAAGTTTGCTGATGGCTTTAGGAAAAAGCATCCAAATGTACACTTTGTACTGAATCAAGAGTCAATGACTTTGATTGGATTGCCAGATCACCTTGCAAAGGCAAAGCagtatatctttaaaaaagtgGGGATGTCCCCATTAGCTGGAGACAAATGGGATGAGGACCATGAAACATCCATGGACATTGACAGTAATGATTCAAAAACAGCTTCACCCACATTCCAGCACTCTGCCGGTTCTGGGGCGTCAGGCATGGACAAGGAAGAGGACATATGTAGCATCTGCATGGACATGATTAGTAACAAAGAAGTGCTACCCAAGTGCAAGCATGCATTCTGCTCCCCTTGTATCAACAAAGCCATGTCCTATAAACCAGTCTGTCCTGTGTGCCAGACTTCCTATGGTATCCAGAAAGGCAATCAGCCAGAGGGAACCATGACTGTCACTGTCGTAGGAGACTCACTTCCAGGTTATGAATCCTGTGGCTCCATTGTGATTAATTATAACATGAAAGGAGGCATTCAAACA gaaaagcacccaaACCCAGGAAAGGCATACTCTGGAATACAACGAACAGCATACCTGCCCAATAATGAGGAAGGAATCGAAGTTTTGAGACTGCTTCGTAGGGCCTTTAACCAAAAGCTGATTTTTACGGTGGGGGAGTCTCGAGTATTAGGAATCTCAGATGTCATTACATGGAATGACATCCACCACAAAACATCCCGTTTTGGGGGCCCACAAAA GTTTGGCTACCCTGATCCTGGTTATTTGAAACGTGTTAAACAAGAGCTGAAAGATAAAGGAATTGAGTAA